One region of Mycobacterium riyadhense genomic DNA includes:
- a CDS encoding flavin-containing monooxygenase, protein MTDRPEYHILIVGAGFSGIGAAIKLDQAGFHDYLIIEAGDGVGGTWYWNTYPGIAVDIPSFSYQFSFEQSSEWTRTYAPGRELKEYAEHCVDKYGIRSRIRLSTKVLAAEFDEANRLWRLQTDPGGEITARFVINACGVLTVPKLPDIDGVDSFDGITMHTARWDHSQDLTGKRVAVIGTGASAVQVIPEIAPIVAALTVFQRTPIWCFPKLDMPLPAPVRWMMRIPGGKAVQRWLSQAFVEATFPIAAHYFKVFPLARWMAAAGRRYLRQQVKDPAVRDQLTPRYAVGCKRPGFHNTYLATFNRDNVRLVTEPIDKITPTAVATTDGTNHEVDVLVLATGFKVLDTDEVLTYPVIGTGGRSLSRFWDDHRTQAYEGVSIPGYPNFFAVFGPYGYVGSSYFALIETQTHHIVRCLKRARRDGASRIEVTEKANDRYFAEVMRRRYRQVFWQDSCRLANSYYFDKNGDVPLRPTTTVEAYWRSRRFPLDDYRFTA, encoded by the coding sequence ATGACGGACCGGCCCGAGTACCACATCCTGATCGTCGGCGCGGGATTCTCCGGGATCGGCGCGGCAATCAAACTCGACCAGGCGGGTTTTCACGATTACTTGATAATCGAAGCCGGCGACGGAGTGGGCGGCACGTGGTATTGGAACACCTATCCCGGTATTGCAGTGGATATTCCGTCGTTTTCCTATCAGTTCTCGTTTGAGCAGAGTTCCGAGTGGACCCGAACCTATGCACCAGGTCGCGAGCTCAAGGAGTACGCCGAACACTGCGTCGACAAGTACGGCATCAGGTCGCGAATCCGGCTCAGCACCAAGGTCCTTGCCGCCGAATTCGACGAAGCAAACCGGCTATGGCGGCTGCAAACAGACCCCGGCGGCGAGATCACCGCGAGGTTCGTGATCAACGCCTGCGGCGTGCTGACGGTGCCAAAGCTGCCCGACATCGACGGTGTCGACTCCTTCGACGGCATCACCATGCACACCGCGCGCTGGGATCACAGCCAGGACCTCACCGGCAAGCGAGTCGCCGTCATCGGCACCGGCGCCTCGGCGGTCCAGGTCATCCCCGAGATCGCGCCAATTGTCGCTGCGCTCACCGTGTTTCAGCGCACCCCAATCTGGTGCTTTCCCAAGCTCGACATGCCTTTGCCCGCGCCGGTCCGCTGGATGATGCGCATTCCGGGCGGCAAAGCCGTCCAGCGCTGGCTCAGCCAAGCGTTCGTCGAAGCGACCTTCCCCATCGCAGCGCACTACTTCAAGGTGTTTCCGCTGGCCCGGTGGATGGCCGCGGCGGGACGGCGCTATCTGCGCCAACAGGTCAAGGATCCGGCGGTGCGTGACCAACTCACCCCACGCTATGCCGTGGGCTGCAAGCGGCCGGGCTTCCACAACACCTACCTGGCCACGTTCAACCGCGACAACGTGCGGCTGGTCACCGAGCCGATCGACAAGATCACACCCACCGCGGTGGCGACCACCGACGGCACCAACCACGAGGTGGATGTGCTGGTGCTGGCCACGGGCTTCAAGGTGCTCGACACCGACGAGGTTCTCACTTACCCCGTCATCGGAACCGGCGGCCGGTCCTTGAGCCGGTTCTGGGACGACCATCGAACGCAGGCCTACGAAGGCGTCAGCATTCCCGGCTATCCCAACTTCTTCGCCGTTTTCGGCCCATATGGGTATGTGGGGTCGTCCTACTTCGCGCTCATCGAGACGCAAACCCACCACATCGTCCGTTGCCTGAAGCGGGCCCGGCGCGACGGCGCCAGCCGCATCGAGGTCACCGAGAAGGCCAACGACCGCTATTTCGCCGAGGTGATGCGCCGGCGCTACCGTCAGGTCTTCTGGCAGGACAGTTGCCGGCTGGCCAACAGCTACTACTTCGACAAGAACGGCGACGTTCCACTGCGTCCCACCACTACGGTCGAAGCCTATTGGCGCAGTAGGCGTTTCCCTCTCGACGATTACCGATTCACCGCTTAG
- a CDS encoding cytochrome P450, producing the protein MATLTAGRPLRGPARRLSTWTMTKEALTIGFDAGDGFLGRLRGTDIARFRCGGRRFVSISHPDYVDHVLHQARLKYVKSDEYGPIRATAGLNLLTDEGDSWARHRGVLNPSFARRHLNGLVDLMIDPIADVTAGLVAGVRFDMHETMVEATLRVVANALFSQDFGPLVQSMNDLATRGLRRAEKLERLGLWGLMPQPVYDALVWCTYAGVHLPPPLREMQEITLTLDRAVNSVIDQRRAHPTDANDLLNVLLRAEGGSWPRRRVRDEALTFMLAGHETTANAMSWFWYLMAVNSDARDRMLAELDEVLGMRRPTADDLGQLPWTTACVQESQRYLSSVWIIAREAIDDDVIDRHHIRRGTTVVIPIHHIHHDPRWWPEPERFDPDRFVDPVAGKTRPRSAYLPFGGGRRSCIGQSFALMEMVLMAAIMSQRFTFDVAPDHPVEREATLTLRPKHGLHLIGRRRR; encoded by the coding sequence ATGGCCACTCTGACCGCCGGGCGGCCCCTGCGGGGACCGGCCAGACGGCTGAGCACCTGGACTATGACAAAGGAAGCACTCACCATCGGGTTCGACGCCGGCGACGGCTTCCTCGGTCGGCTGCGCGGCACCGATATCGCCCGATTTCGTTGTGGTGGAAGGCGTTTCGTCTCGATCAGCCATCCCGATTACGTCGACCATGTGCTGCATCAGGCGCGGCTGAAATACGTCAAGTCCGACGAATACGGGCCGATCCGGGCCACGGCCGGTCTCAACCTGCTCACCGACGAGGGCGATTCGTGGGCAAGACATCGCGGCGTACTGAACCCGAGCTTTGCCCGGCGCCACCTCAACGGGCTCGTCGACCTGATGATCGACCCGATCGCAGATGTCACCGCCGGGCTGGTGGCCGGCGTGCGGTTCGACATGCACGAGACGATGGTGGAGGCCACCTTGCGTGTCGTCGCCAATGCCTTGTTCAGCCAGGACTTCGGGCCGTTGGTCCAGAGCATGAACGATCTGGCGACCCGCGGACTGCGGCGTGCGGAAAAGCTGGAGCGCCTTGGACTCTGGGGCCTGATGCCGCAGCCGGTCTACGACGCGCTGGTCTGGTGCACCTACGCGGGTGTGCACCTACCGCCGCCGTTGCGGGAGATGCAAGAAATCACGCTGACGCTGGACCGCGCGGTCAACTCGGTAATCGATCAGCGCAGAGCCCACCCGACCGACGCCAATGACCTACTCAACGTGTTGCTGCGCGCCGAAGGCGGATCGTGGCCGCGTCGGCGGGTCCGTGACGAGGCGCTGACCTTCATGCTCGCCGGTCATGAAACCACCGCGAACGCCATGTCGTGGTTCTGGTATCTGATGGCGGTCAACTCCGATGCCCGCGACCGGATGCTCGCCGAGCTGGACGAGGTGTTGGGGATGCGCCGTCCGACCGCCGACGACTTGGGCCAACTGCCGTGGACGACCGCGTGCGTACAGGAGTCGCAGCGCTACCTTTCTTCGGTGTGGATTATTGCCCGGGAGGCCATCGACGACGACGTCATCGACAGACACCACATTCGCCGCGGCACCACCGTCGTCATTCCGATCCACCACATCCACCACGACCCCCGCTGGTGGCCCGAGCCGGAACGATTCGATCCGGACCGGTTCGTTGACCCGGTCGCCGGCAAAACCCGTCCTCGGTCGGCATATCTGCCGTTCGGCGGTGGCCGACGCAGCTGCATCGGGCAAAGCTTCGCCCTGATGGAAATGGTTCTGATGGCCGCAATCATGAGTCAGCGCTTCACCTTTGACGTAGCGCCCGACCACCCCGTCGAACGCGAGGCGACGCTTACCCTGCGTCCCAAGCACGGACTGCACCTCATAGGAAGGAGGCGCCGATGA
- a CDS encoding AraC family transcriptional regulator: MEHLLPQAGLRHPVYATRALCEVANERGVSTADVLRGTSIEPAHLDDPDAMVSASDEIVAVRRLLTRLPNQPGIGIDVGSRFTLTHFGLFGFAVMSCATLRELLTIAMRYFALTTMQVGITLLETAEDCLVELDASHLPADVRGFFIERDVAGILTTTTSFTLPVAEKYADQVSAELAIDEELLRPLLELVPVHDVAFGRAHNRLHFPRAMFDEPLPQADRHTLEMCIAQCDVLMQRNEQRQGITALVRTKLFRDSGLFPTLPDVAAELDMHPRTLRRRLAEEGTSFRALLNEARSAVAVDLLRNVGLTVEEVSRRLGYTEVSTFSHAFKRWYGVAPSAYSRRG; the protein is encoded by the coding sequence ATGGAGCATTTGTTGCCGCAGGCCGGGCTACGTCATCCGGTGTACGCCACCCGAGCGCTGTGCGAGGTGGCCAATGAGCGCGGGGTGTCGACCGCCGATGTGCTGAGGGGCACCTCGATCGAGCCGGCGCACCTCGACGACCCCGACGCCATGGTCAGTGCGTCCGACGAGATCGTGGCCGTGCGCAGGCTGCTAACCCGGCTTCCGAACCAGCCGGGCATCGGGATCGACGTGGGCAGCCGGTTCACGCTCACCCACTTCGGGTTGTTCGGGTTTGCCGTGATGTCGTGTGCCACCCTTCGTGAATTGCTTACCATCGCGATGCGCTACTTCGCGCTGACCACCATGCAGGTCGGCATCACGTTGTTAGAAACCGCCGAAGACTGCCTGGTCGAACTGGACGCCAGCCACCTGCCCGCCGACGTGCGGGGGTTTTTCATCGAGCGCGACGTCGCCGGAATCCTGACGACGACAACAAGTTTCACGCTGCCGGTAGCGGAGAAATATGCAGACCAGGTATCGGCGGAACTGGCGATCGACGAGGAGCTACTGCGCCCACTGCTCGAACTCGTGCCGGTCCACGACGTGGCATTCGGCCGCGCGCACAACCGACTGCACTTCCCGCGGGCGATGTTCGATGAGCCGTTGCCGCAAGCGGATCGCCACACGTTGGAGATGTGCATCGCGCAGTGTGACGTGTTGATGCAGCGCAATGAGCAACGCCAGGGCATTACTGCGCTGGTACGCACCAAGCTATTCCGGGATTCGGGGCTTTTCCCGACGCTTCCCGATGTTGCCGCCGAGCTCGACATGCATCCGCGGACGCTGCGGCGCCGACTTGCCGAGGAAGGCACCTCTTTTCGGGCCTTGCTGAACGAAGCGCGCTCGGCGGTGGCCGTCGACTTGCTGCGCAATGTGGGACTGACGGTGGAGGAAGTGTCCAGGCGCCTGGGCTACACCGAAGTCTCGACGTTCTCGCACGCGTTCAAACGCTGGTACGGCGTTGCGCCCAGCGCGTATTCGCGCCGCGGGTAG
- a CDS encoding nucleotidyltransferase domain-containing protein, which produces MTDVATRTAEAVEMLQRHGAVFAYLHGSRATGTARQTSDIDIAAYFGVRPPQAFELLLPSGVDLLVLDEAPLEIAGRVALHGSLLFETDRQARVVWEATTRKIYLDELPRINRAHREFADAVRRGR; this is translated from the coding sequence ATGACCGACGTTGCGACGCGGACCGCCGAGGCCGTCGAGATGCTGCAGCGTCATGGCGCCGTGTTCGCTTATTTGCATGGCAGCCGAGCGACGGGTACGGCACGACAAACGTCCGATATCGATATCGCCGCGTACTTCGGCGTGCGGCCGCCGCAAGCATTCGAGCTTCTGCTGCCGTCGGGCGTCGACCTGCTGGTGCTGGATGAAGCTCCCCTCGAGATCGCCGGCCGGGTTGCGTTGCACGGGTCGCTCCTCTTCGAGACGGATCGACAGGCCCGCGTCGTTTGGGAGGCGACGACTCGCAAGATCTACCTCGATGAACTGCCACGAATCAACCGGGCCCATCGAGAGTTTGCGGACGCGGTGCGCCGTGGTCGATGA
- the hepT gene encoding type VII toxin-antitoxin system HepT family RNase toxin: protein MVDETRILRLLRGIADDLAVLRRESAADQARRADPIWLRGVKYTFITAIEACIDIGQHICSTRGWGPPSDNGDALQLLGAHGVLTADLADAMRKAVGFRNVLVHEYIQVSDDIVIGRLGNLEDLERFVEQVAAFVDTESPGPQQV from the coding sequence GTGGTCGATGAAACCCGTATTCTCCGGCTGCTGCGTGGTATTGCCGACGATTTAGCGGTTCTGCGGCGCGAATCGGCGGCCGACCAGGCGCGCCGGGCCGACCCGATCTGGTTGCGCGGCGTCAAGTACACCTTCATCACGGCAATCGAGGCCTGCATCGATATCGGGCAGCACATCTGCTCGACGCGAGGCTGGGGACCTCCGTCTGACAACGGCGACGCACTGCAGTTACTCGGGGCTCACGGGGTTCTCACCGCTGATCTCGCGGACGCCATGCGCAAGGCCGTGGGATTTCGAAACGTCCTTGTGCACGAGTACATCCAGGTTTCCGACGACATCGTCATCGGCAGACTTGGCAACCTCGAGGATCTCGAACGATTCGTTGAGCAGGTGGCTGCATTCGTTGACACTGAGTCGCCGGGACCCCAGCAGGTTTAG
- a CDS encoding type II toxin-antitoxin system VapC family toxin, translating to MILVDSDVLIAHLRGVAAARDWLVDARKDGPLAISVVSIAELIGGMRTVERREVWRLLASFRAEPATEIIARRAGDLMRQYRRSHNRIGLGDYLIAATADVQGLHLATLNVRHFPMFAGLRAPFAMAAQRREND from the coding sequence ATGATCTTGGTCGACTCAGATGTACTCATCGCGCATTTGCGGGGTGTCGCCGCGGCCCGCGACTGGCTTGTCGACGCTCGTAAGGACGGACCGCTGGCGATCAGCGTGGTGTCGATCGCCGAACTCATCGGCGGCATGCGGACCGTCGAGCGACGCGAAGTATGGCGCCTGCTGGCATCTTTTCGCGCGGAACCAGCGACCGAGATCATCGCACGCCGTGCCGGAGACTTGATGCGCCAATATCGCCGCAGCCACAACAGGATCGGACTGGGCGACTATCTCATTGCCGCTACCGCAGACGTCCAGGGCCTGCATCTCGCGACCCTCAACGTGCGGCATTTCCCCATGTTCGCGGGGTTACGAGCACCGTTTGCAATGGCTGCGCAACGACGGGAGAATGACTAA
- a CDS encoding CopG family transcriptional regulator, translated as MRRTNIYLDEEQTASLDRLAEQAGVSRAELIRQLLNRALTSGADDLTADLNAINESFGVLHDLDPPARRRGGREEHLAQMWRATS; from the coding sequence ATGAGGCGCACCAACATCTACCTTGACGAGGAGCAGACGGCGAGCCTCGACAGGTTGGCCGAGCAAGCAGGCGTGTCGCGGGCCGAACTCATCCGCCAACTTCTGAACCGCGCCCTTACCAGCGGTGCCGACGATCTCACGGCGGACCTCAACGCGATCAACGAGTCATTCGGTGTGCTTCACGACCTCGACCCGCCGGCACGCCGCCGCGGCGGCCGCGAAGAGCACCTTGCTCAAATGTGGCGCGCTACCTCATGA
- a CDS encoding PE family protein: MSFLFTQPEILGAAATDLAGIGSTISAANAASATATTSVLAAGADEVSAAVAALFSTHAQTYQTLSAQAAAFHQQFVRALTDAGAAYAGAEAANVQHQLLDTINAPTMALLGRPLIGNGADGAPGTGQAGGAGGILYGNGGNGGSGAPGQAGGAGGAAGLIGNGGAGGLGGTGGAGGVGGAGGWLWGNGGNGGIGGVGVPDGGTGPGGTGGNGGAGGAAGLWGSGGAGGNGGQGGFGGGKTGIGGAGGTGGAGGGGGWLHGDAGAGGFGGHGGNGLSREGAGGQGGTGGDGRGLWGNGGAGGTGGQSGGGGGKAVPDTGGTGGAGGAAGLIGNGGAGGDGGQGGAGGIGGAGGNAWLIGTGGAGGDGGVGGRAFGTNFAAGGAGGTGGWLIGNGGAGGDGGTATGLLGVGGDGGAGGSAGLIGDGGTGGAGGHSAGLDGTNGAVGGAGGAGGAGGRLYGTGGSGGAGGNGGDGLTQFGTGGAGGGGGHGGAAGLIGDAGAGGTGGNGGTAGADGTGGTGGTGGNGAAALLLGNGGNGGAGGTGGAGNNGTPGTGGDGGAGGAAGTLFGQPGHPGTDGIPG, encoded by the coding sequence ATGTCGTTTTTGTTTACACAGCCGGAAATACTAGGCGCAGCGGCGACGGATCTGGCTGGCATCGGTTCGACGATCAGCGCGGCCAACGCCGCGTCCGCAACAGCCACCACGAGTGTGCTGGCGGCTGGTGCTGACGAGGTATCGGCGGCGGTTGCGGCGCTGTTCAGCACCCACGCCCAGACCTATCAGACACTGAGTGCCCAGGCGGCCGCGTTTCACCAGCAGTTCGTGCGGGCCCTCACGGACGCGGGAGCCGCATATGCCGGCGCCGAGGCCGCTAACGTCCAGCATCAGCTGCTGGACACGATCAACGCGCCGACCATGGCGCTGCTGGGCCGCCCGTTGATTGGCAACGGCGCCGACGGGGCGCCGGGAACCGGGCAGGCCGGCGGGGCCGGCGGGATCTTGTACGGCAACGGGGGCAACGGCGGCTCCGGCGCCCCCGGTCAAGCCGGTGGCGCCGGCGGGGCGGCCGGGCTGATCGGCAACGGCGGGGCCGGCGGGCTGGGTGGGACCGGCGGGGCCGGCGGGGTTGGCGGGGCCGGCGGATGGCTGTGGGGCAACGGCGGGAATGGCGGAATCGGCGGTGTTGGTGTGCCCGACGGCGGCACCGGTCCCGGCGGCACCGGCGGAAACGGAGGTGCCGGTGGTGCCGCCGGGCTGTGGGGCAGCGGCGGGGCCGGCGGCAACGGCGGACAAGGCGGGTTCGGCGGAGGCAAGACCGGCATCGGCGGGGCCGGCGGCACCGGCGGCGCCGGAGGCGGCGGCGGCTGGCTCCACGGCGACGCCGGCGCCGGCGGATTCGGCGGGCATGGCGGAAACGGCCTAAGCCGGGAGGGGGCCGGTGGGCAGGGCGGCACGGGCGGCGACGGCCGCGGATTGTGGGGCAACGGCGGAGCCGGCGGGACCGGCGGGCAAAGCGGGGGTGGGGGCGGCAAAGCCGTGCCGGATACCGGAGGCACGGGTGGTGCCGGCGGGGCGGCCGGGCTGATCGGCAACGGCGGCGCCGGTGGCGACGGTGGGCAAGGCGGAGCGGGCGGCATCGGCGGGGCCGGCGGGAACGCCTGGCTGATCGGCACCGGCGGCGCCGGTGGGGACGGCGGAGTGGGCGGACGCGCTTTCGGCACCAACTTCGCCGCGGGTGGCGCCGGCGGCACCGGCGGATGGCTCATCGGCAACGGCGGGGCCGGCGGCGACGGCGGGACCGCCACCGGCCTGCTCGGGGTCGGCGGCGACGGCGGGGCCGGCGGCTCCGCCGGGCTGATCGGCGACGGCGGCACCGGCGGGGCCGGCGGGCACAGCGCTGGGCTGGATGGCACCAACGGCGCGGTTGGCGGCGCGGGCGGGGCCGGCGGCGCCGGCGGACGGCTGTACGGGACCGGTGGGAGCGGCGGGGCCGGCGGCAACGGCGGCGACGGCCTCACCCAGTTCGGCACCGGCGGTGCCGGTGGAGGCGGCGGTCACGGCGGTGCTGCAGGGCTGATCGGCGATGCCGGGGCGGGCGGGACCGGTGGCAACGGCGGCACCGCCGGAGCGGACGGCACCGGCGGGACGGGCGGGACCGGCGGCAACGGCGCGGCCGCCCTCCTGCTCGGCAACGGCGGCAACGGCGGGGCCGGCGGAACCGGTGGAGCCGGCAACAATGGAACCCCCGGCACCGGCGGCGACGGCGGCGCCGGCGGCGCCGCCGGAACGCTGTTCGGCCAGCCGGGCCACCCCGGAACCGACGGCATCCCCGGCTGA
- a CDS encoding alpha/beta hydrolase has protein sequence MTEPTATRPGIDPILKMLLDTFPLTFTAADGVEVARERLAAMKVPPELLAKLRIEDRTVGYGDLTDIAVRIYWPPVPADQGLPIVVYYHGGGWCLGSLDTHDHVARAHAVGADAIVVAVDYRLAPEHPFPAGIDDSWAALRWIGEHATELGGDPSRIAVGGDSAGGNIAAVMAQLARDNSGPSLAFQLLWYPSVTGDLSLPSFTENANAPILDRDVIDAFLSWYVPNVDITDDHTALPATLCPANAIDLSGLPPAFIGTAEHDPLRDDGARYAELLNAAGVPVELSNEPNMVHGYVNFALVVPAAAESTNRGLMALKKALHS, from the coding sequence ATGACCGAGCCGACCGCTACCCGACCCGGCATCGATCCCATCCTGAAGATGCTGCTCGATACGTTTCCGCTGACCTTCACCGCGGCCGACGGCGTGGAGGTCGCCCGCGAGCGGCTCGCCGCGATGAAGGTACCTCCGGAATTGCTTGCGAAGCTGAGGATCGAGGATCGGACCGTTGGATATGGCGACTTGACCGACATTGCGGTGCGGATCTACTGGCCGCCAGTCCCGGCGGATCAGGGCCTGCCCATCGTGGTCTACTACCACGGCGGTGGCTGGTGCCTCGGCAGCCTCGATACTCACGACCACGTCGCCCGGGCGCACGCCGTCGGGGCGGACGCGATCGTGGTAGCCGTTGATTACCGGCTTGCTCCCGAGCATCCGTTCCCGGCCGGGATCGATGACAGCTGGGCGGCATTGCGCTGGATCGGCGAGCACGCCACCGAGCTGGGCGGTGATCCCAGCCGGATCGCCGTCGGCGGTGATTCCGCGGGCGGCAATATCGCCGCGGTCATGGCGCAGCTGGCCCGTGATAACAGCGGGCCCTCGCTGGCCTTCCAGCTGCTGTGGTACCCGTCGGTTACGGGCGACCTATCGCTGCCGTCCTTCACCGAAAACGCTAACGCACCGATCCTGGACCGCGATGTCATCGACGCGTTCCTGAGCTGGTATGTACCGAACGTCGATATCACTGACGACCACACCGCGCTCCCCGCCACCTTGTGCCCGGCTAACGCCATTGACCTGTCCGGCCTGCCGCCGGCCTTTATCGGTACCGCCGAACACGACCCGCTGCGCGATGACGGAGCCCGCTACGCCGAGCTGCTCAACGCCGCCGGGGTTCCGGTCGAGCTGAGCAACGAGCCGAACATGGTCCACGGCTACGTCAACTTCGCGCTGGTGGTGCCCGCCGCGGCAGAGTCGACTAACCGCGGGCTGATGGCTTTGAAGAAAGCGCTGCACTCTTAG
- a CDS encoding alpha/beta hydrolase, producing MRSLDNAAAEKPDVDPILLKVLDAVPFRLSTDDGIDAVRQRLRNLPRRAVHPELRVEERAITGPAGALDIRIYWPPSSSDRTAVAPVLLYFHGGGFVMGDLDTHDGSCRQHAVGADAVVVSVDYRLAPEHPYPAAIEDAWAATLWVAEHGRQIGADSARMAVAGDSAGATIAAVIAQRARDEKAPPIAFQLLWYPSTMWDESLPSFTENATALILDAKAIAAFSRWYAGEVDLSDPPAAMAPGRAENLADLPPAYIGVAGHDPLRDDGIRYGELLAAAGVPVEVHNAETMVHGYVGYAGVVPAATAALDRGLAALRVALHG from the coding sequence ATGCGTAGTTTGGACAACGCCGCCGCCGAGAAACCCGATGTCGACCCCATCCTGCTGAAGGTACTGGATGCGGTTCCGTTTCGGCTATCAACCGACGATGGAATCGACGCGGTGCGCCAGCGGTTACGGAACCTACCGCGCCGAGCGGTGCACCCCGAGCTGCGGGTCGAGGAGCGGGCAATCACCGGGCCGGCGGGCGCTCTGGACATCCGGATATATTGGCCGCCAAGCAGTTCCGATCGCACGGCCGTCGCACCCGTGCTGCTCTACTTCCACGGCGGCGGCTTTGTCATGGGCGATCTCGACACCCACGACGGCTCCTGCCGTCAGCATGCCGTCGGCGCGGACGCGGTGGTCGTGTCGGTGGACTACCGGCTGGCACCCGAACACCCCTACCCCGCTGCCATCGAAGACGCTTGGGCCGCAACGCTATGGGTGGCCGAGCACGGTCGGCAGATCGGAGCCGACAGCGCGCGGATGGCCGTCGCCGGCGATTCGGCCGGCGCTACCATTGCCGCGGTGATCGCGCAGCGAGCGCGCGACGAGAAAGCGCCACCGATCGCCTTCCAGCTGTTGTGGTATCCCTCCACGATGTGGGACGAATCGCTACCGTCGTTCACCGAGAACGCCACCGCGCTGATCCTTGATGCCAAGGCCATCGCCGCGTTCTCCCGTTGGTACGCAGGCGAAGTCGACTTATCCGACCCGCCGGCAGCGATGGCTCCGGGCCGCGCAGAGAACCTGGCCGACCTGCCACCTGCCTACATCGGCGTGGCGGGTCACGACCCGTTGCGCGACGACGGCATCCGGTACGGCGAGCTGTTGGCCGCCGCGGGTGTCCCCGTCGAGGTGCACAACGCCGAGACCATGGTGCACGGCTACGTCGGTTACGCCGGTGTGGTGCCCGCTGCCACGGCCGCGCTAGATCGCGGACTAGCCGCGTTGCGCGTTGCGCTGCACGGTTAG
- a CDS encoding lysoplasmalogenase → MQVPYAPRLVAGFWVAAGWAALAYGVFLTVIAMRTHPGTELTGHWFLQPPFKASMALLLTIAAVAHPIVRERRWLMPALLFSAAGDWLLAIPWWSQSFVFGLGAFLLAHLCFLGAMLPHVAPSRPRIAAAVTMLLASLAMLVWLWPHLEKLTIPVTVYITAICAMVCTALLARLPTIWTAVGAVSFAASDSMIAISRFILGNEVLAVPIWWSYAAAEILITAGFFFGREGLEPAES, encoded by the coding sequence ATGCAGGTACCGTACGCACCTCGTCTAGTCGCCGGCTTCTGGGTGGCCGCCGGTTGGGCAGCACTCGCCTACGGCGTCTTCCTGACCGTGATCGCTATGCGGACGCACCCCGGAACGGAGCTGACCGGGCACTGGTTCCTGCAGCCGCCGTTCAAGGCATCGATGGCTCTGCTACTGACGATCGCCGCGGTTGCGCACCCCATCGTCCGTGAGCGTCGCTGGCTGATGCCCGCGCTACTGTTCTCGGCCGCCGGTGACTGGCTGTTGGCGATCCCGTGGTGGAGCCAGTCGTTCGTTTTCGGTCTGGGCGCATTCCTGTTGGCGCACTTATGTTTTCTAGGCGCAATGCTGCCGCACGTGGCTCCGTCGCGCCCGCGTATCGCCGCCGCCGTCACGATGCTCTTGGCGTCGTTGGCAATGTTGGTTTGGTTGTGGCCGCACCTGGAGAAGCTCACGATTCCCGTGACGGTCTATATCACCGCGATCTGCGCAATGGTGTGCACCGCGCTCTTGGCGCGGCTGCCGACAATTTGGACCGCGGTCGGCGCGGTATCTTTCGCGGCGTCGGATTCGATGATCGCAATCAGTCGATTCATTCTGGGCAACGAGGTGTTGGCGGTACCGATCTGGTGGTCTTATGCCGCGGCGGAGATCCTGATTACGGCCGGATTCTTCTTCGGTCGCGAGGGCCTAGAGCCTGCCGAGAGCTGA